A section of the Deltaproteobacteria bacterium genome encodes:
- a CDS encoding AMP-binding protein, translating into MIHPYAHYPARAAQRWPERTALVDGERRRSYRELDERATRLARALVRLGLGPGERVAVLQENRIEYVETVIAVARAGGVLVPLLGALTGPEHAFLVEDAEARFVVALDAGAIARARQAAGARAAVLALGAGEGAGDLAALADRESAEPLAIDRAPGALAQILYTSGTTGHPKGVTHSYASVSAAMGAWAGLFAIGPEDRLLGQLALSHFGGRAMDACWIAGATLVILPGPDPKATLGAIAQHRVTLVLAIPTLLRMLLDHPDAPGADLSSLRAVVYAGAPASPALVRRSLERLGPVLHTGFGQTEAYGLNTWMGPAEHLAALEAGGERLASVGRECSAFAQVRIRSEDGRTLAPGEVGEICVCAPWTTPGFWKRPALDRERLSDGWLRTGDLGRMDEAGYVFLADRKEDKIITGGFNVYPAEVEAALAEHPAVAECAVFAVPDPKWGEAIRAAVTLRPAARATPEELLAFCKARLARFKVPKAIELRAELPKSGVGKILRRALREPYWKGEASGVHGAE; encoded by the coding sequence GTGATCCATCCCTACGCGCACTACCCGGCGCGCGCCGCGCAGCGCTGGCCCGAGCGCACGGCGCTCGTGGACGGCGAGCGCCGGCGGAGCTACCGCGAGCTCGACGAGCGCGCGACGCGCCTGGCGCGGGCGCTCGTCCGCCTCGGCCTCGGGCCGGGCGAGCGGGTCGCCGTCCTGCAGGAGAACCGGATCGAGTACGTCGAGACGGTGATCGCCGTCGCGCGCGCGGGCGGCGTGCTCGTGCCGCTCCTCGGCGCCCTCACGGGCCCCGAGCACGCCTTCCTGGTGGAGGACGCCGAGGCGCGCTTCGTCGTCGCGCTCGACGCCGGGGCGATCGCGCGCGCGCGCCAGGCGGCCGGCGCGCGGGCCGCCGTGCTCGCGCTCGGAGCGGGCGAGGGCGCCGGCGACCTCGCCGCGCTCGCCGATCGCGAGTCCGCCGAGCCGCTCGCGATCGACCGCGCGCCGGGCGCGCTCGCCCAGATCCTCTACACCTCCGGCACGACGGGACACCCGAAGGGCGTCACCCACAGCTACGCGAGCGTCTCGGCGGCGATGGGGGCCTGGGCGGGCCTCTTCGCGATCGGGCCCGAGGATCGCCTGCTCGGCCAGCTCGCGCTCAGCCACTTCGGCGGGCGCGCGATGGACGCCTGCTGGATCGCGGGCGCGACGCTCGTGATCCTCCCGGGCCCCGACCCGAAGGCCACGCTCGGCGCGATCGCGCAGCACCGCGTCACGCTCGTGCTCGCGATCCCGACGCTGCTGCGGATGCTCCTCGACCACCCCGACGCCCCGGGCGCGGACCTCTCGAGCCTGCGCGCGGTCGTGTATGCCGGGGCCCCCGCCTCGCCTGCGCTCGTGCGCCGCTCGCTCGAGCGCCTCGGGCCCGTCCTCCACACGGGCTTCGGGCAGACCGAGGCCTACGGGCTCAACACCTGGATGGGCCCCGCCGAGCACCTGGCCGCCCTCGAAGCGGGCGGCGAGCGGCTCGCCTCCGTGGGGCGCGAATGCAGCGCCTTCGCGCAGGTGCGGATCCGGAGCGAGGACGGGCGCACGCTCGCGCCCGGCGAGGTGGGCGAGATCTGCGTGTGCGCGCCCTGGACGACGCCGGGCTTCTGGAAGCGCCCCGCCCTCGACCGCGAGCGGCTCTCCGACGGCTGGCTGCGCACCGGCGACCTCGGGCGCATGGACGAAGCGGGCTACGTCTTCCTCGCCGACCGCAAGGAGGACAAGATCATCACGGGCGGCTTCAACGTCTATCCGGCCGAGGTCGAGGCGGCGCTCGCCGAGCACCCCGCCGTGGCCGAGTGTGCCGTCTTCGCGGTCCCCGACCCGAAGTGGGGCGAGGCGATCCGCGCCGCCGTGACGCTCCGGCCCGCGGCGCGCGCGACGCCCGAGGAGCTGCTCGCCTTCTGCAAGGCGCGCCTCGCGCGTTTCAAGGTGCCGAAGGCGATCGAGCTGCGGGCCGAGCTTCCGAAGAGCGGCGTCGGGAAGATCCTGCGGCGCGCGCTGCGCGAGCCCTACTGGAAGGGCGAGGCGAGCGGCGTCCACGGCGCCGAGTGA
- a CDS encoding enoyl-CoA hydratase-related protein, protein MTIRFEREGPLAILTIDRPEVHNALDPETSRALAEAWIRFRDDDELRVAILTGAGERSFCAGADLRGVGAFYRSQTPAQRLRRAEQEPGLGGLTRNLAIDKPVLAAVNGHCLAGGLELALACDLRIAAEHASFGLPEVTRGIVPGAGGTQRLPRLVGPERALDLILTGRRIDAAEALRIGLVSRVVPPAELLAQARALAGAIADNAPLAVRAARAAVWRGLDLALEEGLRLEQLLAEPVRQSEDAQEGPRAFLEKRKPEWKGR, encoded by the coding sequence GTGACGATCCGCTTCGAGCGCGAAGGCCCGCTCGCGATCCTGACGATCGACCGCCCGGAGGTCCACAACGCGCTCGACCCCGAGACGAGCCGCGCGCTCGCCGAGGCCTGGATCCGCTTCCGCGACGACGACGAGCTGCGCGTCGCGATCCTGACCGGGGCCGGCGAGCGCTCCTTCTGCGCGGGCGCCGACCTGCGCGGGGTCGGCGCGTTCTACCGCAGCCAGACGCCCGCGCAGCGCCTGCGCCGCGCGGAGCAGGAGCCGGGGCTCGGCGGGCTCACGCGGAACCTCGCGATCGACAAGCCGGTCCTCGCGGCCGTGAACGGCCACTGCCTGGCCGGCGGGCTCGAGCTCGCGCTCGCCTGCGACCTGCGCATCGCCGCCGAGCACGCGAGCTTCGGCCTGCCCGAGGTGACGCGCGGGATCGTCCCCGGCGCCGGGGGGACGCAGCGCCTCCCGCGCCTCGTCGGGCCCGAGCGCGCGCTCGACCTCATCCTGACGGGCCGGCGCATCGACGCCGCCGAGGCCCTGCGGATCGGGCTCGTGAGCCGCGTCGTCCCGCCCGCGGAGCTCCTCGCGCAGGCCCGGGCCCTCGCCGGCGCCATCGCCGACAACGCCCCGCTCGCGGTGCGCGCGGCCCGGGCCGCCGTCTGGCGCGGCCTCGACCTCGCGCTCGAGGAGGGCCTGCGCCTCGAGCAGCTCCTCGCCGAGCCGGTGCGCCAGAGCGAGGACGCCCAGGAGGGCCCGCGCGCCTTCCTCGAGAAGCGCAAGCCCGAGTGGAAGGGGAGATAG
- a CDS encoding OB-fold domain-containing protein, which yields MAGAPPLPRPDPLTRPFWEACRRRELVVSRCEACGHAFLPPGPCCPRCWSRRLAWRRASGRGRVWSFAVYRRTYDPALPAPYVVALVELEEGARLVSNLVGCAPEAARVDLPVRVRFDEVGELVLPRFEPAPGEGERP from the coding sequence ATGGCCGGCGCGCCCCCGCTGCCGCGGCCGGACCCGCTCACGCGGCCCTTCTGGGAGGCGTGCCGCCGGCGCGAGCTCGTGGTGTCGCGCTGCGAGGCCTGCGGCCACGCCTTCCTCCCGCCCGGGCCCTGCTGCCCGCGCTGCTGGAGCCGGCGGCTCGCCTGGCGGCGCGCCTCGGGGCGCGGCCGCGTGTGGAGCTTTGCGGTGTACCGGCGGACCTACGACCCCGCGCTGCCCGCCCCCTACGTCGTCGCGCTCGTGGAGCTCGAGGAGGGCGCGCGCCTCGTGTCGAACCTGGTGGGCTGTGCGCCCGAGGCGGCCCGCGTGGACCTGCCGGTGCGGGTGCGCTTCGACGAGGTCGGCGAGCTCGTGCTCCCGCGCTTCGAGCCGGCGCCGGGCGAAGGGGAGCGCCCGTGA
- a CDS encoding thiolase family protein: MSRRAVIAGVGHTAFGKLAGRTAWELEAEAAAGAVADAGLEPADVDGLLTDPGPAQGILDGITPHFLRLGAQLGLAPDFAGSELLGGAGSVAIVERAALAVEAGLCSVCLCVYGDSALSSPGSYGYGRGDEAAFGFFGAVGLHALAARRHLHRYGTRPEQLGAVAVAARAHAARTPHAQLRQPITIDDYLDSEPVVEPLRRLDCCLVSDGAAAVVVTTAERARDLGRPAARILGHAQAHRLATYTSPEHFETLPAARCGPRALARAGLGVADVDVALLYDCFTIVVLLQLEDYGFCKKGESGAFVEGGRIGPGGSLPLNPSGGLLAEGYGGGMLHVIEAVRQLRGEAEGRQVPDAEVALVSGHGLGMNTHATLVLGR; encoded by the coding sequence GTGAGCCGGCGCGCCGTGATCGCGGGCGTCGGGCACACGGCCTTCGGGAAGCTCGCGGGGCGCACGGCCTGGGAGCTCGAGGCGGAGGCGGCGGCTGGCGCCGTCGCCGACGCAGGGCTCGAGCCGGCGGACGTGGACGGCCTCCTCACCGACCCGGGCCCGGCGCAGGGGATCCTCGACGGCATCACGCCCCACTTCCTCCGCCTCGGCGCCCAGCTCGGCCTCGCCCCCGACTTCGCGGGCTCGGAGCTCCTCGGCGGGGCCGGGAGCGTCGCGATCGTCGAACGCGCGGCGCTCGCCGTGGAAGCGGGCCTGTGCTCGGTGTGCCTGTGCGTCTACGGCGACAGCGCCCTCTCGAGCCCCGGCTCCTACGGCTACGGGCGCGGCGACGAGGCGGCCTTCGGTTTCTTCGGCGCGGTGGGGCTCCACGCGCTCGCGGCGCGCCGCCACCTGCACCGCTACGGCACCCGCCCCGAGCAGCTCGGGGCGGTGGCCGTGGCCGCGCGCGCGCACGCGGCCCGCACGCCCCACGCGCAGCTGCGCCAGCCGATCACGATCGACGACTACCTGGACTCCGAGCCGGTGGTCGAGCCCCTGCGCCGCCTCGACTGCTGCCTCGTCTCCGACGGCGCCGCGGCCGTGGTGGTGACGACCGCCGAGCGCGCGCGCGACCTCGGGCGGCCGGCGGCCCGCATCCTCGGCCACGCGCAGGCGCACCGCCTCGCGACCTACACGTCGCCGGAGCACTTCGAGACCCTTCCCGCGGCGCGCTGCGGGCCGCGCGCCCTCGCGCGCGCGGGCCTCGGCGTCGCGGACGTCGACGTGGCGCTCCTCTACGACTGCTTCACGATCGTGGTGCTCCTCCAGCTCGAGGACTACGGCTTCTGCAAGAAGGGCGAGTCGGGCGCCTTCGTCGAGGGCGGGCGCATCGGGCCGGGCGGGAGCCTGCCCCTGAACCCGAGCGGCGGGCTCCTCGCCGAGGGCTACGGCGGCGGCATGCTCCACGTGATCGAGGCGGTGCGCCAGCTCCGCGGCGAGGCGGAGGGCCGCCAGGTCCCGGACGCCGAGGTGGCGCTCGTCTCGGGCCACGGCCTCGGGATGAACACCCACGCCACCCTCGTGCTGGGGCGCTGA
- a CDS encoding acyl-CoA dehydrogenase family protein: MAFPEWSEEHEAFRRTVRSFAAERIRPHAERWQADGHFPDALFREAGQLGLLGVRFDPAWGGSGLDYWYTVILVEELVRGRDLGCVVGLLVQCEMATSVIHAHGSDELRREWLVPAIRGERIAALGVTEPGGGSDVGSLRTSAKRDGDDYVVRGSKIFISNGARAHFVTLAVRTGEPGPGGVSLLVCPTDARGFSVGRRLEKVDLESSDTAELFFDDVRIPRRNLIGQEGHGFRYIMGAFQGERLVLATMMNALCRDVLEETLAYLAERRAFGQPIASMQAWRHRMADHMTELEASELLTYRAAGQLAARDPEGEVGVSMAKLYGAGLVRRLLLDCAHALGGYGFMKESYVARATRGVQNWGIGAGTSEIMREIIAKRRMPAAARA; the protein is encoded by the coding sequence GTGGCGTTTCCCGAATGGAGCGAGGAGCACGAGGCCTTCCGCCGGACCGTGCGGAGCTTCGCGGCCGAGCGGATCCGGCCGCACGCCGAGCGCTGGCAGGCCGACGGCCACTTCCCCGACGCGCTCTTCCGCGAGGCCGGCCAGCTCGGCCTGCTCGGCGTGCGCTTCGATCCGGCGTGGGGCGGGAGCGGGCTCGACTACTGGTACACGGTGATCCTCGTCGAGGAGCTCGTGCGCGGCCGCGATCTCGGCTGCGTCGTGGGGCTCCTCGTGCAGTGCGAGATGGCGACCTCCGTGATCCACGCCCACGGGAGCGACGAGCTGCGCCGCGAGTGGCTCGTGCCCGCGATCCGCGGCGAGCGGATCGCCGCGCTCGGCGTGACCGAGCCCGGCGGCGGCTCCGACGTCGGGTCGCTCCGGACGAGCGCCAAGCGCGACGGCGACGACTACGTCGTGCGTGGCTCGAAGATCTTCATCTCGAACGGCGCGCGCGCCCACTTCGTGACGCTCGCGGTGCGCACCGGCGAGCCCGGCCCCGGCGGCGTGAGCCTCCTGGTCTGCCCGACCGACGCCCGGGGCTTCTCGGTGGGCCGGCGGCTCGAGAAGGTCGACCTCGAGTCGAGCGACACGGCCGAGCTCTTCTTCGACGACGTGCGCATCCCGCGCCGGAACCTGATCGGCCAGGAGGGCCACGGCTTCCGCTACATCATGGGCGCCTTCCAGGGCGAGCGCCTGGTGCTCGCGACGATGATGAACGCGCTCTGCCGCGACGTGCTCGAGGAGACGCTCGCCTACCTGGCGGAGCGCCGCGCCTTCGGGCAGCCGATCGCCTCGATGCAGGCCTGGCGCCATCGCATGGCGGACCACATGACGGAGCTCGAGGCCTCGGAGCTCCTCACCTACCGCGCCGCCGGGCAGCTCGCCGCGCGCGATCCCGAGGGCGAGGTGGGCGTCAGCATGGCGAAGCTCTACGGCGCCGGGCTCGTGCGCCGCCTGCTGCTCGACTGCGCGCACGCCCTCGGCGGCTACGGCTTCATGAAGGAGAGCTACGTCGCGCGCGCGACGCGCGGCGTGCAGAACTGGGGGATCGGCGCGGGGACGAGCGAGATCATGCGCGAGATCATCGCCAAGCGGCGCATGCCGGCGGCAGCGCGCGCGTGA
- a CDS encoding TetR/AcrR family transcriptional regulator — protein MSDHAAADAPGRTRDAILEAARRRFLRFGPRKTTVDEVAREAGCSRTTLYAHFRNKEDLYRSLLEQDAEAFIREASAVLEAEGNARRKIRRIVEITRRTYARNHVMRLALAGDAEMTLEPVAHAFTRDQERRIVDLLRQVLEQGVAEGSLRAVDPERVAYLMFHLGSFLVEREASGIGDYDFDEIMSVMDDVFSRGIASEAAPRGRRR, from the coding sequence ATGAGCGACCACGCCGCCGCCGACGCTCCGGGCCGCACCCGCGACGCCATCCTGGAGGCCGCGCGCCGCCGCTTCCTCCGCTTCGGGCCGCGCAAGACGACGGTCGACGAGGTGGCGCGCGAGGCCGGCTGCTCGCGCACGACCCTCTACGCGCACTTCCGCAACAAGGAGGACCTCTACCGGAGCCTCCTCGAGCAGGACGCGGAGGCCTTCATCCGCGAGGCCTCGGCCGTGCTCGAAGCCGAAGGCAACGCGCGGCGCAAGATCCGCCGGATCGTCGAGATCACGCGCCGCACCTACGCGCGCAACCACGTGATGCGCCTCGCCCTGGCCGGCGACGCCGAGATGACGCTCGAGCCCGTCGCCCACGCCTTCACCCGCGACCAGGAGCGGCGCATCGTCGATCTCCTGCGCCAGGTCCTCGAGCAGGGCGTTGCGGAGGGCTCGCTGCGCGCCGTCGACCCCGAGCGGGTCGCCTACCTGATGTTCCACCTCGGGAGCTTCCTCGTCGAACGCGAGGCGTCCGGGATCGGCGACTACGACTTCGACGAGATCATGTCGGTCATGGACGACGTCTTCTCGCGCGGCATCGCGAGCGAGGCGGCGCCGCGCGGCCGGCGCCGGTAG